The DNA sequence GATCAGCAGATCCGCCCCGCCGCCGCCGCTCAGCGTGTCGTTGCCGGCGCCGCCGCTCAGCCGGTTCGCGCCGCCATTGCCGATCAGCAGGTTCGAAAGCCCGTTGCCGGTCCCCGAAAGGTTCGCCGTGCCCGTCAGCACCAGCGTCTCGAGCTGGGCGCCCAGCGTGTAGCTGACCGAGGCGCGCACCACATCCACCCCCTGGCCCGCGCGCTCCACGATCGTGTCGCCGCCATCGGTGATGTAGGTGTCGTTGCCCGTCCCGCCGATCATGACGTCGCGCCCGCCGCCGCCGTTCAGCGTGTCGTTGCCGGCAAGCCCCTGCAGCCGGTTCGCCCCGCCATTGCCGGTGAGCAGGTTCGCAAGCCCGTTGCCGGTGCCCGACAGGGCAGCCCCGCCGGTCAGCACCAGCCGCTCGACATTGGCGGCCAGGGTCCAGGAGAGGCTGCTCTGCACCGTGTCGATACCGCCCCCGGCCAGCTCGATCGTGCTGTCCCCGGCATGGTTGACGATATAGCGGTCGTTGCCCGTGCCCCCCACCATCCGGTCGCGTCCGCCGCCGCCGTCGAGCAGGTCGTTGCCCGCGCCGCCCGACAGAAGGTCATTGCCGCCCCGGCCCTCGATCCGGTCGTTGCCGCCGAACCCCTCGATCCGCTCGGCATTGGCCGTGCCGATCAGCCGGTCGTTGCCGCCCGAGCCGCGGAGCGTGCCGTCGAGGAGGGTGGCCACCCCCACCGGCACCGGCGTGGCCGAGGAGATGGCGCTGGGGAAGGGCGGCACGAGGCGTAGGCTGAAGCTCTCGGTATTCTCGAGCACGAGATCGTCGAGGATGGGGATGAGAATTTCGGCCCGGGTCTGGCCGGGCAGGAAGACCACCTCGCCCGACCGGGCGGCGAAGTCGCTGCCCGGGCGGGCCGTCCCGGCGAGGGTCTGGAAGCCGATGGCGATCCGCTCGGCCGAGGCGGCCGAAAGCTCGACCACGAAGACCGCGACCCGGCCGCCGGGCCCTTCCTGCAGCGTGGCATGGCCGACCGAGACCGAGCGGTTCAGCCCCACCCCGTCATTGTCGAGCACCCAGCCGCCGGTGGACAGGGCGCGGTTGCCGCCGCCGAACTGCGCGCCGCGGGGATCGCTCAGATCGAGAAAGAAGCTCTCGTCGATCTCGTCGAGACTGTCGTTGTAGGAACGGATGCGGAGGGTCTGCACCGTCTCGCCGGGGGCGAAGGTGAGGGTGCCCGAGGGGGCCGTGGAATAGAAATCCTCGTCGAGCAGCGCGGTGCCGGAGCGGAACTGGTAATCCACGCTCACCGCGTCGGTCGCGGGCTCGGAGAGCCGGATCGTATAGGTGAGGTAGCTGCCCTCGACCACCCGGTCGCCTTCGACCGAGATCACTGGCACCGGCCCGTCGTCGTTCAGGATCTCGGCCGTGCCGGTGGCGGCGGGCACGCCATGGGCGCCGGTGACGGCCAGACCGAAGGTCTCGCCCGCCTCGACCGCGCCATCGTTGATCAGATTGACCGCGACCGTGGCCTCGGTCTGGCCGGCGAGGAAGGTGACGGTGCCGGTGCGGGCAACATAATCCGCGCCTGCCCGGGCCGAGCCGTCATGGGTCGTGTAGGTGAAGCTGCGGTCGGTGGTGAAGGCCTCCGACAGCGTGAGGGTGAAGAGCGCCTGCCCGCCTGCGGCCTCGGTCACCACCGGGTTCGAGACGGCCAGTGCCCGGTTCACCCCCACGCCGTCATTGTCGATCACCCAGCCCGTCGTGACGAGGGTCGAGATGTTGGCGCCGAACCGCGCGCCCTGCGGTTCGCTCAGCTCGAGAAAGAAGCTCTCGTCGATTTCGTCGAGACTGTCGTTGTAGGAGCGGATGCGGAGGGTCTGCACCGTCTCGCCCGGGGCGAAGGTGAGCGTGCCCGAGGGGGCGGTGGAATAGAAATCCTCGTCGAGCAGCGCGGTGCCCGAGCGGAACAGGTAATCCACGCTCACCGCGTCGGTCGCGGGCTCGGAGAGCCGGATCGTATAGGTGAGGTAGCTGCCCTCGACCACCCGGTCGCCCTCGACCGAGATCACCGGCACCGGCCCGTCGTCGTTCAGGATCTCGGCCGTGCCGGTCGCGGCGGGCACGCCATGGGCGCCGGTGACCGCGAGGCCGAAGGTCTCGCCCGCCTCGACGGCGCCATCGTTGATCAGATTGACCGCGACCGTGGCCTCGGTCTGGCCGGCGAGGAAGGTGACTGTGCCGGTGCGGGCCACGTAATCCGCGCCCGCCCGGGCCGACCCATCGTAGGTCGTGTAGGTGAAGCTGCGGTCGGTGGTGAAGGCCTCCGACAGCGTGAGG is a window from the Cereibacter sphaeroides 2.4.1 genome containing:
- a CDS encoding Calx-beta domain-containing protein, whose amino-acid sequence is MAILPTFSVTSTPVVEGNYLTYTIRLSEPAPDAVSVDYLFRSGTALLDEDFYSTAPSGTLVFAPGETVLTLQIRSYNDRLDEIDESFFLELSDPQGAQFGANISTLVTAGWVIDDDGVGVNRALAVSNPVVTEAAGGQALFTLTLSEAFTTDRSFTYTTYDGSARAGADYVARTGTVTFLAGQTEATVAVNLINDGAVEAGETFGLAVTGAHGVPAATGTAEILNDDGPVPVISVEGDRVVEGSYLTYTIRLSEPATDAVSVDYLFRSGTALLDEDFYSTAPSGTLTFAPGETVQTLRIRSYNDSLDEIDESFFLELSEPQGARFGANISTLVTTGWVIDNDGVGVNRALAVSNPVVTEAAGGQALFTLTLSEAFTTDRSFTYTTHDGSARAGADYVARTGTVTFLAGQTEATVAVNLINDGAVEAGETFGLAVTGAHGVPAATGTAEILNDDGPVPVISVEGDRVVEGSYLTYTIRLSEPATDAVSVDYQFRSGTALLDEDFYSTAPSGTLTFAPGETVQTLRIRSYNDSLDEIDESFFLDLSDPRGAQFGGGNRALSTGGWVLDNDGVGLNRSVSVGHATLQEGPGGRVAVFVVELSAASAERIAIGFQTLAGTARPGSDFAARSGEVVFLPGQTRAEILIPILDDLVLENTESFSLRLVPPFPSAISSATPVPVGVATLLDGTLRGSGGNDRLIGTANAERIEGFGGNDRIEGRGGNDLLSGGAGNDLLDGGGGRDRMVGGTGNDRYIVNHAGDSTIELAGGGIDTVQSSLSWTLAANVERLVLTGGAALSGTGNGLANLLTGNGGANRLQGLAGNDTLNGGGGRDVMIGGTGNDTYITDGGDTIVERAGQGVDVVRASVSYTLGAQLETLVLTGTANLSGTGNGLSNLLIGNGGANRLSGGAGNDTLSGGGGADLLIGGAGRDSFVFNTRPGPGAIDRIADFNVADDVIHLENAVFRGLPAGALRGAAFASNLSGQATDAADRILYERDTGALWFDADGTGGGARVQIATLSAGLGLTAADFFVI